In Panthera uncia isolate 11264 chromosome B4, Puncia_PCG_1.0, whole genome shotgun sequence, one genomic interval encodes:
- the DPPA3 gene encoding developmental pluripotency-associated protein 3 — protein sequence MDSPTKLYPSCGLEPSQMASEENSQGGSAASQTISEVLIKNLSQLTLDPSIKLPSPLPEYPPQQQDTETKPQGLVDRILSNRRRGGVRTLLTARKERMERLMWFIKNHRYFNQRSTDESRVERFRCRCHYCLYHRPPEDTSMENNYDMESM from the exons ATGGATTCGCCAACGAAGCTTTACCCATCCTGTGGCCTGGAACCTTCTCAGATGGCCAGTGAAGAAAATTCCCAGGGAGGCTCAG cTGCCTCTCAAACCATCTCCGAAGTATTAATAAAGAACCTTAGTCAATTGACTCTCGACCCTAGTATCAAACTTCCTTCCCCTCTACCAGAATATCCACCCCAACAGCAGGACACAGAGACGAAACCACAGGGACTTGTGGACCGAATACTCAGCAACAGGAGGAGGGGTGGAGTAAGGACTTTGTTAACTGCTCGGAAAGAAAGGATGGAAAGGCTGATGTGGTTTATTAAAAATCATCGCTACTTCAACCAGCGTTCCACG gatGAATCCAGAGTAGAAAGATTTAGATGTAGATGTCATTATTGCCTGTATCATAGACCTCCCGAGGATACCAGCATGGAGAATAATTATGACATGGAGTCTATGTAA